From the genome of Fusarium fujikuroi IMI 58289 draft genome, chromosome FFUJ_chr06:
TCTCCGTGCTCTGGAACTTCGTCTCCGAACCGACATGGGGACATGTGGCAAGTCACCCAAGATGCTTTGCGGGTGTTTAATTCCTGTAAAGCGTCCCAACAACAAGGACAGGCTCTGGACATGTCACTTGACTATCAGAAAGGACGAAAAGGGGCGCCCTGAGGATCGAGGACTCAAATTTCGAGATTTGGCTGGTCTTCTCCGCCTTGAAGACTTTCTCTCGCATGTCTACAATGAATTCGAGCCTCAACTGAGCCCAGCAAGTCCAGCAGCAGACTGCGGAATTATCCACACTGCTATTGCGCtcatggatgatgatatcaagaggTTCATACCTAAGAAGGACTACCATACTGCTGATGAGCTTAAAGCAGAGTGGATTTATGTCCTATGTCACGAGACCTTTCGCTCCTCTACCGTCCTTGAAGTCATGGGTATCGTCAGTGATGCTGTGGATTTTAGCGAGAGAGATGGGACTCAAATACATCGAGAGGAATGTGACCTCTGGGCTCCCGAAACGGTTCCTGAACCACTCACCACAACTGCACGCTTTAGAAAACTGACAACGTTCCGGCCTGATCCGAACCGGGGAGTGAGTCCTCTGCATCCTTCTTATTGGAAACGGGACTCTAAGAGCTCGGAGAACTCTTCTATGAGTCGAGGGCATAAAGGTTGAGAGGATTGAATGGGTCTTTTGTGTAATATAGAAACACGGCAGTTGTTGAGGTATGCTTTGCTTAGGTCTAGAAATGGATAGTATTGGTGTTTAAGGGGCGCAGAATTGCCCTTTGGTACCTGGATAGAACAAATTGACATAAACTTGGGACTCAAAATGTAAAATATTAGAAAATAAATGACAGAAAAGACATTGACAACGCCTTGCAATATTCTGCCGTGACCCCATCATGATACCCGTCATAACTCTCATATGGTCGAAGCATCACGCCCAATGCTATACCCCGAACAACTCCTTCTTTTTCCCATCTATAATCCCATCATTACTCATAGTCGAAACACATCGCTCAACTTCTTGTCCCAGTTGCATTCATCGCACAGTTTTCTCATTACATCCGATAAATCATCGCAGTGTCGTTCGACTTCCTTGTCGTTCATTTGCGCCGTGTCCCAAGAAGCAATAAAATACAAGTTGATCGAATCAATCATAAACGCGTTCCAGAAAAATCCACTATCCGATGTGTTAGTTGTAGGTCCACGAGTAGGAAGGCTTGGGCTTACCAGTCAGGCCAGTCATAGCGAGCAATGGGCTCGAGAGAAGTGAAATCGGATTGAGGTCCTTTTGCAAGACTCATGGCTAGGGAAACATCCCAGACGAAAGACTGTCTGAATGATGCATCGAGTGCAGCTGGCCCTTCGTCACTGAGGTTTTGAACAACCTTGTTCCAAGGAACATGCTCGTGTTCCTTTGTCTCTTCGCTCTCAGCCAACAAGCGCTGAAGGAACTCGAGCACAGTCTCGTTACGAGCCACTTCGGTCATGTTCAGCACCCACTGAACGGTAGGACCGTCAATGCTCATTGCTGGCGGAAGAAGCTTGTCCATCCATTTCGGAATGAAAGGCCAATAGCGTCCGCTCTCCCAGACGTTGAGTAGTGCGTGGGATGAACCAGTCTGGAGAACATTGAATAGTACTATGGCACTTTTGGTAAAAAGTGACGGATGAATGTTGTGCTCATCCTGTAGTTTTGCGAGACCCGACAATGCAAGGACTCGACCAGAACGTGGGTATTGGAACTCGTGTGCGCGAGTATCCCATTTGCCATTCCAGACTTTATCGCGAACCTGGCGACGCTCCTTTGCAAGCGGAGAGCCTTCGTCGTTGGCAATCAACAGGCCTGGGGCTTTCTGAGGTGGCCACAAGGCGCCACTGAAGCGAGAGATGCCGCGAAGTCTGCGTGTATGAAATGCAATGTTCTTTCGCGCAGGTTCGCTGTCTTCATACTGCGTGAAAAGGTCGGAGAATAACCGAAATGGGGTCAAGGCTGGGATATCGGCGTTAATGTCTTGAATCCAGTGGTCGAGCTCGTGGTACCATTGAGTGATGGAAAGCGCATCAATAACAGAGTGATTGAATGTGAAACTCAGAAACAGCTGACCATCTGACATGGTTCTTACAACATCAGTTTGAAACATAAAAGGCGACGAATGCGCCGGCGAAGAATCGTCTCTGAAGATGTTCCACGCATCGTCCTCAGAGTCAACCTCGACCTCGTGAACAAGCTGATCAACTAGTGCGGAGCTGGTTACAAGAACAGCGTGGAACGGAACACGATTCGAGACAGGGAACACAATCGTCCTGAGCATCGGCCTCGAGTCCAGCGCCTTTTGCAGGGCGCGCAGAATCTGATGCTGCGCAACGTTGCAGACGCGAAACACCATGCGGTTGTGGTAGGACTGCGGCCGTGACCCAATCGCCGTCCGGTGGAGCGAATGTCTGATCGGTAGCACGTCTTCGATGTCGGAAGGGGAGAAGCCTGCACGTACTACCGCTCGTTTGGCAAAGAAGAACgtgtccttctcctcggcTGGGGTACTCGTAAACcaagagctggagctggaggttcGAGCTTCTTGTTTGGACGAGGGCGGATTATACCGGGGGACTTCCGGGGTTACAACAAGGCGAGCTTGTTGTAGTTTCCGAGACAATAGAAGATGCGCTTGCTTTTCGATTGTATCGTTCTCGACAAAGTCTTGCAGGTAGAGTCTTTGGCCACAGATACGAAGAACGTGGTCACAGTAACGCAGCAAAGTAATGCTGTCGGCGAGATACTTGAATCTCTCCGTTACCGAGGGCCGAGTACCAGTGAGTTGCTCACAGATGCCAAGCAACTTGTCGACGAAAGGTGGTGTCGATGCTCCATTGCTGAGTTGAATCTTGGTTGGACTGTTCGCTTGTCGATGCTCCAACACTCGCGCTTTGAGCTGTTGTTTCTTGACTTTGCCGAGAGCTGTCAAGGGGAACTTCTCTAGTCCGAGCTCTTGTAGGGTGTAAACGCTCTCGAGGGCATAGCGTTGGTCGGCTTTCCTTGCTTTTTCCATGACTTGCGCTTTAGTCATGTCTTGGGGTAAAACGACGATAGCAACGGGGACTTGGCCAGCAAGATCGTCTGGTATTCCGATGACTTGAACCTGCGGGAGAGTTAGACACAGGGAATGCATGGATTTATGCTCAACCTACCTGCAAGCCATTGAGCTGCTGGAGTTCCCGCTCGATGTTGATAGGGTAAATGTTCTCTCCGCCACGAATAATCAAATCCTTGTACCGGCCAAGGATATACACGACGCCCTTTTCGTCGATCCTGGCTTGGTCTCCAGTGGCTAACCAGTTGCCCGTTTCATCAGTGTACATGGACCCATCAGCACCCCTGTTGAAATATTTCGTAACGACAGATGTCCCGCCAATGTGCAATTCTCCGATCTCCGATCGAGGTAGTATTTCCCGTGTTTCGGGCCGGCAGATCCTCACTGCCGCTCCTGGAAGAACCTTGCCAACACCAGGATGCCAGCCGTCTACCAGATCAGGGTCATATCGCTGCCAAGTGATGATGGGAGCGCCCTCGCTCATGCCAAAGACTTGGATGGCCATCTGGGCACCCAGCCCTTCACGACAGAGTCGAATGTCTTCAGCGCCGATGGACGTACCGCCGATGGTTACGATACGAAGATCGAGTTGATCTGCACTGGGAAAGCTGGGGTGTGCCATGAGGGCTTTGACGAGGGTGGGAGTGGCTGACATGATGGAACACTGCTCTTGCACAAGGGCCTTGAGAGTGGCATCCACGTTGAAAGACTTGGAGGGAAACACAGCAGTGCCACTCCAGCGCCATGCGCGGAGagcgttgttgatggcgaAGACGTGGGAGACGGGCGTGTGGATAAGCCATCTCAACGGCCCCATGGCGTTGACTTCGGGGTCAAAGTCGCAGCACTGGGAGATGAGATTGCGGTTCGTGTGCCAGCATCCTTTGGGTTCGCCCGTTGTTCCGCTTGTGAAGATGATTAGTGCTGGGTCTTCGTCTTGGTTGTAGTCAACACTATCTGTGATCGTGTGTGTTGGGTCTACTTGCTCTGTAGGCTTCAGAAGATCAGACAGCGTGTACCAGCTATCGAGGTCGCTCTCTGTACACAGTATACATATACTGGACTGTGGAATCTGGGCGTCAGAAAGGTCGAGAGCCTTTGCGCCTTTTGCATCTTGTGCCACCAACACATGTGGCTTGACGGATAGGATCGTCTTCTTTGCATCTAGAGGAACGGTTGCATCAAGAGGCACAAAAGCCATGCGAAGCTTGGCCGctgcccagaagaagagacccCATTCAGCACAGTTGCCAAGAACCACGGCTAGTCGCATGCCCTCTCGACAGCCCAACTTTTCTAGGGACTCGGCGAGTCGTtctgccttgtccttgagctgcGAATAGCTCCATCTTAGGTATAGCTCTTTAGTGCCAGTGGGTGCTTGGTGTTGGTCGTTTGACAAGTGATTGTGTGGTTGCCAAAGCGAGACAatggcatctgcatctgGGCTCAAATGGGCAGCATCTTGGAAAAGATCCCAAAGCGTGAGATGCAAATCGAGAATAGGATGACCAAATACTTCGGAAATAGTAGATTCGTCGTTTGAGGCGTCGATCGAGTTACCATCATGTGAGACAATTGGCTCCATAGTGTGGGTGGGCCAAGAGGTGTAGTGTAGGTAGGATAGTGTTTAggtgaagaaaaagcaaatcgTGGGAAGGGTAAGGAAGGGGAAGAGAAGGcgggagaaaaaaaagaggctgaATCAAGAAACGAATATTGAACACGCATGTAAGTGGTACAGAGACCAACAAGAGATGATCagcatacctacctagagTAGAGGGCCATGAAGGGAATATTGCAGGGTTAAATACGATCCCTAGAACTCAGCTGCTGAAACCCAAAAGCAGACGGTCCTCAGAGTGTACAGCATCTACCCAATTCGACACTAGGCACCACCAACAGTGCGCTACGAGACTGGCTTGACTCGTTAACCATGTAAGATCATTCCAACAGAGTTCAATGCAACCTCAACATAGGTACATACAACAAACCACAGCAGAAAATAGAAGGATCCGACAGCTTGGTCCGCCCGAACCCGGCTGACACTGTACACGTCGGAGAGCTCATTACAGTAGCACAGATGGCGTTCGGCCCAATCACTACCTCGGGTTTACAGCCACTCGCCCTGTGAGCCAACGACGGAACCGCATGTATTATCGTCTGGGAGCACGACATCAGCTCTCCCGGGGTCTTGCTTCTACTCTACTCTGCtctactgctgctgctgttgttgtcttgTCCATGACCTCTTAGGTTGCAGGATCTTTGAGCACGGGGCGTGGGCGTGTGCGTGCTTGGACAAGTACGAACTCAGACATTATATCTGAGACAATAGCACTAATCCGGACGTTTGAGAAACAGGATGATCGCCGTAATCTACCGTGAGGCCGCTTCCGCCTTGTTGTCAGCCGGAACATCAATTCTTCACGTTTCCAAGTGTTTCAATCTAATATTGACATATCACGAATCCTGACTCTCATCAGACCCAAATCCTGGGACTCGCCCAACTGCTGCTCCATGTTATTTTCCACCTGTATGCACCCATACCCTTGTGAACCTTGAGGACCAACAAGTGACCTTTAAAGCCTCGCTCTTTTCAGGGGAGACCCTTGGAACAAAACGGTCAACCTCCGAGTGTCCCGTCCCGAGCCGCCTTCGCCTCGcctaaaaagatatttatgACAATGACATGGAGTAGTTAAAACACGATGGCATTCTCCACAAGACAGACTAAAACATTGCGGGTTACTAGCGGCAGTCAAGACAAGATCCAGTCCTCAAACCGAGACATTGATGGGCGAGACATATCAAGACAGAGGATGTTACTATTCTGCAACCTCGACTGCAGTCGTGTCTCTGTTGATCATGGTTTTTTCTCTGCGGTCTCTGGTGGCGTGGTCCATCCTTTCAACACGGTAGACATAGAATTAGGCAGGTCTTTAGGTCCCAAAAGCCTCAATCTGCATATCAGCATGGATAGTATTTATTGTGCCGAGGTATTCGGGCCTAAATCTTGGAGTGTATCTTGACATGGCACAACTTCTGCAAAGCTCCTGTAAGTTGTTAATGTCTCATGGTGAGATAAATTACGCTGTCTCGGTCTGTGCCGCATCTGAATCTCGCCTTGCCTAAGTGTGTTCATGCTTCGTGCTCATGCTCATTCccatgctcatgctcatgcacCGCTGTCAATTCCCGGGTTCCTCTCATACCCCTGACCAAGATAGAATCCGTCATCACTCGTGTCACCAGTGGCGCTGACCTCATAGGACGGAGAATGCAATATCCTCAGCTGATGATATCAACCGACCAAGGAATTATTAGCACATCCGGTGTGTGGGCTGCTCTCCTGATACAAGCCCGAGTGTCCTATCCCCCCTTCGATCTACGCCAGGCCCCGAAGCTACTTGGAGGATAATGATCAATGAATAAAGATCCACGATTCGGGTTTCTTGTTTCTCCGTCGCACTGCAGGTGGTATTGTTAGTGACAGCGACAGCAGACAGTACACGTCTGTCTGCTGTGGGGGCAGCGTATACTAGGGATCCTGTTCTAAGCCTCGACCTAAATATACGGCTTGATTGGAGAGCCAACAGCTCCAATAAACGCTCATAGAGAGTATATTGTCGTAATGAACAGGCTCCGGGGTTGCTACGGGCTCTGTTTTTGGAATAATGGGATTATATCGTGGCGCCTAGGACTGCACGACGAGGAGCAGTCCAACCAAAACGGTACGATACAATACAATACATTACAAGGCAATACCTGGGAAGTGATCCGCATGGCCAACCTCAATAAAAGGGGGCGTACGCATTGTATGTCCCTTGACTTCTTGTGCTCTAGATCTGGGACATTGATCCAAAAGCTCGGGGATAATTTGAGGGCTTTTACCTGGTTCCTTTGCTGTACTTTACCTCTCAGTTCCCCCTTTGGACGTGGCTGCCCAAGCCTCCTTCCACTTCTATCAATCCGACTCGCACTCCCCTGAGACTATCAACTTCAGCCTCTTTCATCATGTTCAGTCTACTACTGATCACGTTCCTAGAGCAGCACTTGCTTGCCactatctttcttctctttctccctgTTCCTCTTCGTGTACTTGAGAAATATCTTCGAAGATGGACACTTGCACAAGCTCAGGGCTGTAAAGAAGCTACTAGCAAGGTGGCCGTGAAAGATCCCATTATGGGCTTCGATTTCCTCTACAAGGTCTTCTTTGAAAAGTCCCCTGAACGATATCTCGACAGCACCTGGCAAGCCTTCAAGGAGATGGGTACTACTTACATCGAGAAGAGGTGGTCTTGGCAATGCGTCTACACTTGCGATCCCCAGAACATCAAACAAATCCTTGCCACTGCATATCATGACTTTGATCTTCCCGAGTTTAGAACTTCAGTCATTGGCCATATATTTGGCCAGGGCATCTTCGTTCTGTCAGGCCATCCTTGGAAGCATGCCCGGGCTGTACTGAGACAAAGTTTCAGAAAAGACAATCCCGCTCCCTTTCTAGACACTCTCGAACGAAACTTCCAGTCTTTCCTCCAGCATATCCCTACAGATGGCTCTGAAGTTGATCTCCAGCCTCTTTTCCTGGCTCTTGCCATGGATGTCTCTACGGAATTCCTCATGGGACATTCGACCAATATGCTTATCCAAAATGCAGATCACACTCGGGAACAGCAGTTTGTCGATGACTACATGGTTTGCTCAGAAGAGATCATCCAACAAATGCAGCTTGGTCCACTCCACTCCCTCAAATTCAACTTTGCAGCTAAGAGGGCGAGAAAGAGGGTGTACGAGTATCTCGATGCTTTCATTCAAGAGTCCCTGAACAAGTCCGAGGATGGCTCAGGCAGCAGTTTCCtgagagagatgatggatgttgCGAAAGACAGAACGGGGCTCAGTCATCAT
Proteins encoded in this window:
- a CDS encoding related to long-chain-fatty-acid-CoA ligase is translated as MEPIVSHDGNSIDASNDESTISEVFGHPILDLHLTLWDLFQDAAHLSPDADAIVSLWQPHNHLSNDQHQAPTGTKELYLRWSYSQLKDKAERLAESLEKLGCREGMRLAVVLGNCAEWGLFFWAAAKLRMAFVPLDATVPLDAKKTILSVKPHVLVAQDAKGAKALDLSDAQIPQSSICILCTESDLDSWYTLSDLLKPTEQVDPTHTITDSVDYNQDEDPALIIFTSGTTGEPKGCWHTNRNLISQCCDFDPEVNAMGPLRWLIHTPVSHVFAINNALRAWRWSGTAVFPSKSFNVDATLKALVQEQCSIMSATPTLVKALMAHPSFPSADQLDLRIVTIGGTSIGAEDIRLCREGLGAQMAIQVFGMSEGAPIITWQRYDPDLVDGWHPGVGKVLPGAAVRICRPETREILPRSEIGELHIGGTSVVTKYFNRGADGSMYTDETGNWLATGDQARIDEKGVVYILGRYKDLIIRGGENIYPINIERELQQLNGLQVQVIGIPDDLAGQVPVAIVVLPQDMTKAQVMEKARKADQRYALESVYTLQELGLEKFPLTALGKVKKQQLKARVLEHRQANSPTKIQLSNGASTPPFVDKLLGICEQLTGTRPSVTERFKYLADSITLLRYCDHVLRICGQRLYLQDFVENDTIEKQAHLLLSRKLQQARLVVTPEVPRYNPPSSKQEARTSSSSSWFTSTPAEEKDTFFFAKRAVVRAGFSPSDIEDVLPIRHSLHRTAIGSRPQSYHNRMVFRVCNVAQHQILRALQKALDSRPMLRTIVFPVSNRVPFHAVLVTSSALVDQLVHEVEVDSEDDAWNIFRDDSSPAHSSPFMFQTDVVRTMSDGQLFLSFTFNHSVIDALSITQWYHELDHWIQDINADIPALTPFRLFSDLFTQYEDSEPARKNIAFHTRRLRGISRFSGALWPPQKAPGLLIANDEGSPLAKERRQVRDKVWNGKWDTRAHEFQYPRSGRVLALSGLAKLQDEHNIHPSLFTKSAIVLFNVLQTGSSHALLNVWESGRYWPFIPKWMDKLLPPAMSIDGPTVQWVLNMTEVARNETVLEFLQRLLAESEETKEHEHVPWNKVVQNLSDEGPAALDASFRQSFVWDVSLAMSLAKGPQSDFTSLEPIARYDWPDCGFFWNAFMIDSINLYFIASWDTAQMNDKEVERHCDDLSDVMRKLCDECNWDKKLSDVFRL
- a CDS encoding related to n-alkane-inducible cytochrome P450, with protein sequence MFSLLLITFLEQHLLATIFLLFLPVPLRVLEKYLRRWTLAQAQGCKEATSKVAVKDPIMGFDFLYKVFFEKSPERYLDSTWQAFKEMGTTYIEKRWSWQCVYTCDPQNIKQILATAYHDFDLPEFRTSVIGHIFGQGIFVLSGHPWKHARAVLRQSFRKDNPAPFLDTLERNFQSFLQHIPTDGSEVDLQPLFLALAMDVSTEFLMGHSTNMLIQNADHTREQQFVDDYMVCSEEIIQQMQLGPLHSLKFNFAAKRARKRVYEYLDAFIQESLNKSEDGSGSSFLREMMDVAKDRTGLSHHILHILLASRDTTSGLLGNLFFFLAKKPEIYAKLRDEVLSVAGQEPPTASQLKDMTYLKWCVNESLRLHPVIPTNARVAVRDTTIPRGGGIDGKSPIFVSKGTAMFYNVYAMHRNEDVFGLKAEEFAPQRWKDLRPGWGYLPFNGGARACIGQQYALLETHYVVARMAQAYSEIESRDDEEWMELYALALCSKNGCRVAAKS